AGTTCTAATACATGAAGAGAGTTCTAAATCAGAAAATAGATTATTAGTTACAGAATTTGAATCATGAATAAATTGCACTGCTTCTGTTCGCAAGATGACTCAACTGCTGAACTGAAACAGAACTTCTATGCTCTGCTGCTCTTATGCcttatgattaagcaaataatatTGCAAAGGATAATTAAATAGAGCATATTCCAATAGCTACTGCCCTGCCATCTGCTGGCCAAAGCTCCAGCATGCACAGGATCGACAAAGGCAAGCTAACACATTAGGCAATGACATTAAAATATCCAAACCTACTATTCAAGCTACAATGTGTACAGGTAAGCAAATACATAACGTTGCTTTCTAATAGTGTACTGACCTTGCAGTATTCCCACAGACCTGCAGATGGCAAATGAGGATcagtcactactacagaaaggaTCTGTATCAACGGGATGTTTTTTTAGAGGCAGCTCCCCTTACAGTGGGCGTGCCTAAGATCCAGtggaccagccgtccctacaaatcgaacaGTAGAAGcgactggtgatacgagccgcacctataaatgggtcgatttgtagggacgactcactcaccagccgcctctactgtttgacttgtagggacggctcaatcaccagccgctcctacaaatgcccATAGTATAAAGGGCCGAcgccccccttcttcctcctcgggctAGTTACTGTAGCCCGAGAGAGAAAGGAAGGGGGCCttaggcacctcccaaaaattgctctttcAAGGAGGATGTTTTGATCTCATTTCCTTTGGTGGAGAGATTGTAGAAGATAAGAAAATGCTACTCCAAATATTTTttggaagttttaatggttggttagtgagtaattagggttttgcttttctctctcttctatagtGCTTGAACCATTTATAAAGCAAATTAGACCAATGTTTGAAAGGTTCTAGGGTAAATTAGTTAGTGGAATAAGATTACACCCTTATTTAGTGGatctttcttgattttagtggacTATTAGTTAGTTTAATAGATGAGtcatatagatctagatctagatctagagctagggttttatttttttattattaattaCATTTTTGCATCAATGATAGtgtgtaaaatattaattgttgctaattgttgtctttgaaattgtttgttATTGTAACCAAGAAATTAAAGTGGagaattaaatatatatttttaattagGTCATTAATTGTTCTCTAGAATGGTTTTTCATGAAACTGCTAGTTATATATATGTGAATAATTAGCCCTTTAATTTTTTTCTTTGATATCTGTCGTATAAGATGGAGTACAGGCAGTCTTGGATGTATGGTGCATTAAGGTACAAGCCAGGTTTTAGTGAAAAAGAGGATAATTTTTTTGAAGCCGCAGAGAACCATGCAAAGACATTGAAATAGAATAAAGATTCAATTATTTGTCCGTGAAGAGATTGCAAGAACCATCTCGCGTTCAAAGATGTGACGGTCATCATATCACACTTGATTATGCGAGAATTTGTtaaggactacatagtgtggattcatcatggtgaaacggttgttGACGAAGTTGATCCAGTAGAAGATGACGCCGGACCCTAGATTACCTGGACCAATATGTAGTAGCGCTTGGTGCACAAATGGCTAATGATTACCTTGAGGAAGGTGGcggtgctggtggttgggatgttAGCAATGAAGGTGGTGATAATAATGATGACGGAGCATGTGtcggtgatgaagatgatgatgatgatttggaggacatgcttCAGTCCATTAGATCAAAGAATTTACTAAagagcctgaaaggtctagaGAATTTGGAAAGGGTAAAAaaacatcgaaggagactgtatggtattgaaaagggttgtccgatacCCTAGACAGttgaaagttctagtttggttttggtgaattgatgaaaccctatatcctaacctaatttatcaaagtgattatgagataagtGGCACgttccaagttgtgaagcaaatgaagatcatgatatgatgatggtgatgccatggtaatgatcaaatgcttggacttggaaaagaagaaagataaaaacaaaaagctcaaggcaaatgtcaaattgataggagcttttcggtttagtgatcgagacacttagcgagtgtgatcacatttaggatcaatagccatactattaagaggggtgaaactcgtatcgaaatgaaGTTAtcatagtgccactagatgctctaattattgcatatgcatttaggatctagtggaaagctaacacccttggaaatgtttgtaaaaatatgctaacacatgtgcacaaggtgatacacttggtggttggcacatttaatcaagggtggtgaagttcagGGTCAAAAGGAGAAATttcgtattgaccggactctgccttaggcagtgaccggactctgaccccgCATCCGATTagtggcgcgcagtgaaggccgcccttggttccttgaccagacgctgaagagaAAGAGGGACTAGACGCGTAGGGGGTGCGTCCGATCACCTAGTGATGTACGCTGACGCAAGCAACAGAGAGAGGCTGAGTTGACCGGATGCAGGCCTAGGTCCGATCATGAgtcaccggacacgtccagtcgtgaAAAACCGCCTCTGGAACCTacctggaaatgatcggactccagtgatggagcattcggtcactttgggtagcgtgtccggtcacaacttaacatgTGGCGTGAAGCTGACTAGCCGTTAAGATCGGGCGCTCAACATTTGTGGCTGATGAAATGTGGCGagcatcgggcgatcggacgctggggtcctacgtccagtcaacctgaccggcgcgtctggtctgCTCGTGTTTCGCTGGACAGAGGAGTAAACGGTTCTATTTCGTTGGGGCTTTATTTAAGGCgtgtggccggctctagctcaccctcttggccatttgcattgacatagcaatcttgtgagcttagccaaagccctcccactcatctccatcattgattcttcatctttgcgagattgagagtgaatccaagtgcattgcttaagtgtttgcatctagaggcacttggtgtttgtgttttgctgcgggattcgcttgttattcttggtggttgccgccacctagatggcttggagcagcaaggatcattgagcgaaggttggtgattgtctcaggcttcgatcgtggtgattgtgaggggttcttgacctttccccggctgAGAGCCAAAAGATTCTcttgtggattgctcatggcttgtgtgatcctcatcttgtgttggttctgTGGCACCTTAtcaagggtttggcatgtgatgccaattagcgcgtgaacctccaaatgagtgaatcaccacaacgaggactaacttgctggcaagcaagtgaacctcggtaaaaagtcATTGTGAtattatttgattctgaggtgattggtcttcattggtattcattcttgtgattaatgggttcattcctcgactcaacggtataaccatctttctctctctctttacattaccgcaaattagttgtcaagctctttagtgtagctagtcgtgagagcttgttagtttggtttgtgtggctctttaattagcctttgagagcacactaacttagtatagtgacatagccattgtatgGATAGAgaatatataaactagaattgtggtaggtggcttgcattttagtagggtagcgcaatactcgcttcgcctcatatttatcaccggtttgctaagtgttgttgtagaaatttttaataggctattcacccccccctctagccattaggacttttcaagtggtatcgaagccgtggtcactgtgatttgaggaTTTACAGCCTTCGGTgtaaaaaatggctcaaatcaacaacacaaagaagccacctcaatttgatggctcaaactatccctattggaaggctaagatgacaacatatattaagtcaatcaataggaaagttTGGAAGGTGATGGAGACCAAGATTAAGATAGAGGATCCGGAGAACCCCACCgccaccgaagaagtgcttctccaaaacaatggcattgctcttagtgccattcatgatgctattgatgagagaacatttaagtaaatcaagaacattgagatggctcatgaagcatggaagaagttggaggaatcatttgagggcactcaagccatgaagggtgccagGGCATATATActtaaggagaagtttgctagtttcaagatgaaggaggatgagagtgtgccggagatgtttcataggttacaagtgcttgtcaatgatctcaaagcacttgatgagaaggtggaggacaaggacttctcccataagttcttgagatgcttaccctcaagatttggtacattggtcactattctagtgaggagtggtttgaacaccatgacaccaaactaagtattgggagatataatgaccgatgatacatatagagatgatgatgagaaggaagaaaagaaagagaagaaagatgagaagaaggatgaaaagaagaagagtgtggcattcaaggccacatcatccaagggcaaggaaaagcaagaatcatcaagtgaagatgaagacttgagctttgatgagatggatcatgagaagatggctctctttgtcaagaaatttggcaagttcatgatgaagaagtgctaccatgctagaagaaagaagtcttcatccaagaacaaggaagagtcaagaaggtgcttgaaTTGTGAAAGCAAGgaccatcttgttgctcaatgcccatacaatatcaataatgatgatgacaacaagaagaacaagaaggacaagatgatcttcaagaagaagggtggttcatatgtggttacttgggatagtgatgcttcctcaagtgatgatgacaagaccaccaagaagaaggctcttgcaagcattgctatcaatcaGAAGCCCTCTCTCTTCGAcgctccatcatgcttcatggctaggaccactaaggtacaaactcatgatgatggaagtgatgaggaacacgATAATgacaatgaaaatgaaagtggtagtgataatgatgaaccaactaaggatgaactacttgacatgctagatgatgctaaagaacacttcaacattaagagaaggaaatgcaaaagcttgcgtaaggaactaaaagcccttaagcaagcctttgatgggctcaatgcatctcatgagaggctagaggaagcccatcagaagcttggcaaggctcacaagaagattgaaaaagctcattcctctttgcttgatgagcaaaataagaagaagcatgttgagacatgtaatgtaggcttaacttgtgacttaattgatgaatcattctataagcttatcattgttgctcccactaacccttcttgtagcacttctacttccacctcatctagtagtgatggtttcacttgtgatgcctcacttgtcaatgagctcactcacaccttggctaaggcctatggtggtgaggaccgcttgcttatgtgcttgggtagccaaagagcttctctttacaaagagggattgggttatacccccaagaaaggcaaggcgacctttgcttctcacaagactagttttgtgaagaacaatggttatttttgcactagttgcaagcaagttggtcataaagagcataagtgcaagaacaagagcaagaatgctaatgtatcctcaattaagattaattttttctatgtgcttaccaagggtacaaatggtgtgaaagctaagttcattggaacaccatggatgggctcaaagaagaaagccatttggataccaaagagcttggtcactaaccttcaaggacctaagcaagtttgggtacctaaaaagaattgatcttgctttgtaggtcaattacaaagccggaggaaggcattggattcttgatagtgggtgcactcaacacatgacttgTGAAAGGGTGCAAGGCCCTGAAAAGAGAATTCCCTAGAGCTTCCGATCACAAGATGGATGCGGCCCCGGCTGCACACAAACAAACACTAGATGCCTGATCAACCACAACTAAGGGGCTCGAGCAGAAAGGCCCAAGGATGCCCGACAACCTTGTTACCCCGCATAGCGAGAGGTCAATGACCCGCTCAGAGAACCTTGATTTGGTACTAATAAGCCCAATTCCGACCAAATGGCCTAAGGGCTCACCACGGCTTCGCAAGGAGCCGCAGAAATTCTAGAAGGAGGATCCTTGAGCTTTTGTTCATGTTTCATGATTACAAAGCGATGTGCGGTCGATCTGCACACAAGGAATACAAAACCGATACCACCCTAGTGTTGGTATCACTAAGAAGCCTTCGGGGAGCAACACTACAGGGGAAGGTGAGATGAAGCAAAAAATGAACTCGCAAGCCCTCCTGCAGTATCGCAACCCCCAAGGAACAGAGCATAGGGAGGAAGAGAGCAGCAGGACTGCCTAGGTCCAACAAGCGCCTTGGCAACCACTCCGGAGCCAAGGTGGAGCAAAAGGGAGGCCAAAATGCAGCCATGTCACAAAGGCTGCATGGCCCCCTACACGGTAGCCACATCATCCTTCCCTTCCCTGCTCACAAGTCCCCTTCTAGCACTAGTCGTTGGAAGGGGCAACGTCGGCTTCTAGCCACCGCAAATGATCTCCAGTAGATTGCATACTTCGAGCCTCATGGTTCCCTTCAAATttttctctcctctctctccttcaAACTCAACCTCTCAGAAAGAGTAAAAGCAAGTTCGCAGAAGTGGCTATAAGTGGTTCAAATGAAAGGAAGGCCCTTATTTATAAGCCCAAAGGCGGACTGAGCAGCCTGAAAACCCCGTGCCATGTAGCACACCACGGGAGGCCTCAACCAATGTTAGACGCTCACATGAGGTTGGGGAAATCGGGACCCTCCTAAGGGCAGGGCTGGTACAGCGTCGACAAGACCTCTCAGCCCCGCTTGGGTCATGAACCCCAATACGTAGCGCACTAACATGGCAGGACTCAGCACTCGCGTACCGCATCGTCAGGACGTCCTATCGGGGTGGGATGAAATAGCCACTTACCACATTGAACGCACTTGCCCGCAAGGGGTCGAGCGATGAAGCTCGGACAGGTCACGACTACGAACCTACACTCGACACACACGCATCTCAGCGCTTTCGTGATCACTTTGTGGTCATAAAAACggtcaggggctactgtcggggtcaTGACCCctaggtgtctcaaggcaccgactAATCAGCAGGCCCAGTGGCCCATAATACAAAAGTTGTCTTTagcccaaacgaccgaggctcagtTAAGCTAAGCGGACTGGGACAAGCACTGAGGTTAGGGTTGGCCACGACCCCTCCCTCCAACCTTGGCCGCTCGCCATGTAGCAGCACACAACCTCTTGCCATCCCAACCTCTGGGAAGGGGCGAGATAGGCCGAGTCCAGCCAAGCACGCTGCACTGACCCCGCAAGTagtcacctcggtccggtcagaTGCCATCCATGTGCCATGTAGCAGAGATAAGACAACACCACCAAGAGGTGATGGCAGGTACGGAGAACTACCATCCGAATATGGTCTAACAAGACGTTTGTACGATCCCACCCGCTACGGAATGGGATCCACGACgatggccttgacttagaggccatccaagcCCATGCGGGCCACGACCCTAGAGCTCGGGATCGTGGCCACCAACTCCACAAGCAGCAAGACGATCGGTGACCCAGGGGGCCACCTACTCTCGTAGGAGGCCCCTGGACGATCAGGGGACAATGACGAAAACCACAGCGAGACCACATCGCTCAGGACGGCTGGCGAAATACCACCGTATCCACACTACCGCCATGGTGGGCACTATGGTACCACGTCACGCCATGCCGCAATGTgagcacaagaccatgacgacagccACGCCAAGACGTGCACCCCAAGATGGCGTTaattgcaagccaagttagctaggttcTCTTCCTCAGGCTCACGATCCCTCGGTCGGGAAAACATCCTTCTTCGTATCCTGGTTtcggactctatataagggtagccagggcCTCCATTCGGGGCATCCTATCATTCTCATTCTCACCACATTTCCACTCTCTCCGAGCTCTCAAAGTTTTCCTTTGGGCAGCCCatcttctagctctagctctcctacctcttccaccattcttgcagcccccattgtaagaacttcagagcatttaaGCGAGGAgcatgcactcgatcatctctaagactggacgtagggctccggcctgaaccggtataaatcctcgtgtcttttggatgctaccatcgtcttcctagagcagcgcgggaATCGTATAAATTTAATAGTCCAGTTTACAAAACAATGATAGCTCCGCTTCACTCGCTCCTGGTTCTCCGGCGAGCTCTCTGCCGGCTGCGCGCGCTACTATGGCCCCTTGCCTCCGTGCCGGCTGTAGCTCGGCCATGGCCGTGCCACCCCCGGCCTCCTAGCACGCTCGCGCGTCTTCCCCAGCTCCGGCCACGTCTTCCCGCCTCCCGCCTGACCTCAGCGCCGCCCCCCGTCGGCTGGCCACGAGCCGGCCCCGCGGTGGCCCGCGCTGCTCTAGTTGGCCCAGCTCTAGCCGTGGCCCCTGCCCTGCCTCTTGACCGGCCGCGAGTCTGCTCCGGTCATCCCTGTACGTGTGCTCGAAGAAGAAGACGCCGATGTTTTTTTCTCCTAACGCATGTGTCCGAGTGGCAGTGAGGTAGAGAGCCAAGGGCAAATCTGGTTATTCCAACGAAAATACCCTTCCATGGATCTGGAGCTGCTTTTGTAGCCAAACAGTTCCCTACTAGATATACGGTAGATTCAACAGTGGAGCTACCTCACGGTGAATTTCAGATGTGTAGACTCAATTTTTCGGTGGTGGAGCTGTCCAAAAGGCCCTATATAGACTTACAAATCCTCGGCGGGAATGAAGTCAAATCTATTTGAAAGATCATACTAGAAATACCATTCAGGTTTGCAGCCATCTCGAGATCATCCCGTGATTCTACCCAATCACATCTTACAGTCATCCCGAGCTTCACATATATAATATTGTATAGATTCTCACGATTCTTAGCCAGCTACAGATTGTTTAGAATTTCGAACTCGTATATACAAGCTCGATCTCACCGACAGACGTTCGAACTCGTATATACAAGCTCGCACCGACAGACGACGCTTGATTATTTTACTTGGCCCGAGGCACATTAGGTTCCAGATACGTAACGAGGGTGCTGTAAATTGATCCTACCGAAGTCAACGCACTGGTATCCTATATGTACACATCGATCGAACCGGCCGGTGGTGAGCTTAGCAGTGCTAGGTTGCTCGAGATGGGTGGAGCGCACGAGCCACTGCATCCCCACATGCAGATGAAGACATCGTCTTCTTCCAAAGGCGGCAGTCATGGGTATTTCGTGCCCAGACCCGTCTGCGCTTGGCTTGTCTGCGGCTTCGTCGCCTTGgccctcctccacgtcctctgcTGCACTCCCCCCGGCACTCAAGAAGCCGTCTTATCTCCGCTGCTCCAGTACGTCGACGACACATACAACTTCGTCTCATCTGGGTATGTAAGCTGCATTGCATTCACCGCTTAGATCTTCATGCATTTGCTCCGGCCAGTCGCTTCACTGTTTGTATTTTTGTTACTCGTTGCATAATGCAGGCCGCAGAGCTGCAACTACACGGAGGGGAGGTGGGTGTATGCGCCGGGCCACGCGCGGCGGTACAATGCCACGGAGTGCCACGTGAAGGACAGCCACAACTGCATCCGCAATGGGCGGCCGGACACGGGGTACCTGGACTGGCGGtggcagccggcggcggcggggtgccGGTTGCCGGCGTTCAGCGCGCGGGCGTTCCTGTCGGCGGTGCGCGGCAAGCACGTGGCCTTCGTGGGCGACTCCATGTCGCGGAACCAGGCACAGTCCCTGGTGTGCCTCCTGGTGGGCGCCGGCGTCCCGCACCGCGTCGTGTACCGGGACGCGGACCCGCACAAGTTCAACCTGTGGCGGTACGCGTTCCCGACGCACGGCGTGACGGTGTCCTTCTACTCGGCGCCCTTCATCGCCAGGGCCACGGGCAAGGCGCTGAACGGGAACGACAGCCTGCCGCAGAACATGAACCACGTGCACCTCGACGCGCTCGACGACCGCTGGGTGGCCGACGCAGACACCATGGACGTGGTGGTGCTCTCCATCGCGCACTGGCCGCTGAACGGGGCCATCTACTACAACAACAGCGCGCGGATCGGGCACCACAACCACCAGGAGCTCAGTGCGTCGGAGGAAATCGGCTACGCCTGGCCGATGAAGGTGGCCTACCGGATGGCGTTGGACCGGCTGAGCTCCGGCGGCCGGCCACGGACCGTGGTGATCGCCACCTTGTCGCCGGGCCACTTCGAAGGCAACACCCTCACCACGATGTGCCCCAGGAAGGAGCCTTACAAGGAGGGGGAGAAGGAGCCGCACCACCTCGAAATGGAGCTGGTCCGCCTCGTCTACGAGGAGGCCCAGGCCGCGAGGGCGAGGAACGGTGAAGGTGGCGGCgcaagggtggaggtgctggacgTGACGAAGCTGGCGGTCATGCGGCCGGACGGACACCCCGGACTTTATATGCACCGCGACCCGTTCGCGCACGGCGGCCCGCAGCCGTGGATGCCGTCCGACTGCCTCCATTTCTGCCTGCCCGGCCCGGTCGACACCTTCAACGAGATACTGCAGCAGATCCTGAGGAAGAAGCGGTGAAATCATGGCAGATTCAGATCGCGGACACTAGATGTAGATCGATCatgcacctttttttttttttgttgatacATCCATCCCGCAGACTACTGTTGCAACTTTTTGTTACGTTTTCCCCTTCAATTACTTGTGCGTTGCGCGAGGTATTAAATAGCGTTGGGAGCGCCCACAATCAAGGATCTGGGATTTGACCGAGATAGTCTAAATTTCGGCGAAATTTGTCTATTTTGGTTAGGTCCGAAAAGAATTTTGTGCTTCTAATCTTAAAAAATCACCGAATTGAGTCCGAAATTGGACCGAAATTTCCCAAAAATCGTCCATTTCGGTTGGGACCCAATTTTTTTCCAAAATGAATCCCAGAACCTTGCCCACAATAGCAACTGCTATAGCGATAGTGGCCAATCTACCGCTAGCACTACAAGGCAACGGACCAAAGATAGCATGTTGAGACTTAGCGGCCGCTATAGCATTTAGCATCTGCTATTGC
The nucleotide sequence above comes from Miscanthus floridulus cultivar M001 chromosome 18, ASM1932011v1, whole genome shotgun sequence. Encoded proteins:
- the LOC136519966 gene encoding xyloglucan O-acetyltransferase 1-like, with protein sequence MGGAHEPLHPHMQMKTSSSSKGGSHGYFVPRPVCAWLVCGFVALALLHVLCCTPPGTQEAVLSPLLQYVDDTYNFVSSGPQSCNYTEGRWVYAPGHARRYNATECHVKDSHNCIRNGRPDTGYLDWRWQPAAAGCRLPAFSARAFLSAVRGKHVAFVGDSMSRNQAQSLVCLLVGAGVPHRVVYRDADPHKFNLWRYAFPTHGVTVSFYSAPFIARATGKALNGNDSLPQNMNHVHLDALDDRWVADADTMDVVVLSIAHWPLNGAIYYNNSARIGHHNHQELSASEEIGYAWPMKVAYRMALDRLSSGGRPRTVVIATLSPGHFEGNTLTTMCPRKEPYKEGEKEPHHLEMELVRLVYEEAQAARARNGEGGGARVEVLDVTKLAVMRPDGHPGLYMHRDPFAHGGPQPWMPSDCLHFCLPGPVDTFNEILQQILRKKR